One stretch of Rosistilla oblonga DNA includes these proteins:
- the gltB gene encoding glutamate synthase large subunit translates to MNTDFHFPPKQGLYDPAHEKDSCGVGFVAHIKGQPSHQIVLDADTILKNMDHRGACGCETNTGDGSGIMMGLPHRFLARVAKAEFGATLPEPGRFAAGLVFLPQDDAERAHCKQEIEKLITEAGQTLVGWRNVPQNTDAADVGPTARKSEPNIEQLFVAAADGIEGDAFERKLYSIRKRASHQLRGSQTLAQAKMFYICSLSTKVIIYKGMLTPAQLLPYYPDLTDPDFETHLAMVHSRFSTNTFPSWDRAQPLRFMSHNGEINTVRGNKNWMAAREGTARSEAFGDELQSLFPVVEPECSDSGTFDNVLEFLLMNGRTLQEAVMMMVPEAWQKHDTMPEEKRAFYEYFSGMMEPWDGPASIAFTDGHYIGAVLDRNGLRPSRYYITTDDRVIMASEVGVLPVDPAIVKEKGRLQPGKMFLVDFEDGRVIADEELKTEFAKRAPYGKWLKNQRIQLSDLHPEEEPHGFDADTLLQRMQAFGYTIETMQFMLRPLVTELRDPVGSMGNDSALACLSDKPRMIYDYFKQLFAQVTNPAIDSIREEIIMSLECYIGPEQNLLEATEEHCHRLLIPHPILTNEELAALKHLDHRGWKSQTIDITFDRSEGTDGLRNALLRIAAEAEAAVDAGFSIVVLTDRAVSHDRVPVSSLLAAGAVHQHLVRKAKRTQIGVVVESGEAREVHHHCLLIGYGADAINPYLAFESLWQSRRDGLLSNKLDDDDKIVAAYRKGVAKGMLKVMAKMGISTLQSYKGAQIFEAIGLNHEVIDLCFTNTASRIEGVDFKLVAEETLRRHHLGYPDVKSAQLPQLPNVGEFHWRAEGEKHAWAPESIASLQAAARTGNKDAYWKFANFINHDNKTRWTLRGLLDFNEGGAGPEVPLDEVQPASEIVKRFCTGAMSFGSISAESHETLAVAMNRLGGKSNTGEGGEDPLRFLPLANGDSKRSAIKQVASGRFGVTIEYLANADEIQIKISQGAKPGEGGELPGKKVDQNIARIRYSTPGVGLISPPPHHDIYSIEDLSQLIHDLKNSNPAARISVKLVSEVGVGVVASGVAKAHADHILISGDSGGTGASPLTSIKHAGLPWELGIAETHQVLVLNNLRSRVVLQTDGGLKTGRDVVIAALLGAEEFGFSTAPLIALGCIMMRKCHLNTCPVGIATQDPDLRKKFAGKPEHVVNYLFMVAEDARQLMAKLGFRSIDEMVGRSDVLKTDDAIRHWKSDGLDLTPILHPATKMHADVETRCTIAQDHGLEHALDNTVILPQAMKTLETKEPVVIESPIVNINRTVGTILSHEVAKRYGQTGLPEDTIHIKLTGSAGQSLGAWLAKGITIELDGDANDFVGKGLSGGRIVIYPPKVSSFTAEDNILVGNVCLYGATMGEAFFRGRAAERFSVRNSGANTVIEGVGDHGCEYMTGGRVVILGATGRNFAAGMSGGIAYIWDKAGDFSLNCNLGTVELEKIETEAEQDEVKELIEKHVRYTGSTVGQEALDDWDTFVKQCVKVMPTDYKRVLQELAEANQTVNV, encoded by the coding sequence ATGAATACCGACTTCCACTTTCCGCCAAAGCAGGGACTCTACGACCCCGCACATGAGAAAGACAGTTGCGGTGTTGGCTTTGTGGCGCACATCAAAGGCCAACCCAGCCACCAGATCGTATTGGACGCCGACACGATCCTGAAGAACATGGATCACCGCGGCGCCTGCGGTTGCGAAACCAATACCGGCGACGGATCGGGAATCATGATGGGCTTGCCCCACCGCTTCCTGGCTCGCGTGGCCAAAGCTGAATTTGGCGCAACGCTTCCCGAACCGGGTCGCTTCGCCGCCGGTTTGGTCTTCCTGCCGCAAGACGACGCCGAACGAGCGCACTGCAAGCAGGAGATCGAAAAGCTGATCACCGAAGCGGGACAGACCCTCGTCGGTTGGCGCAACGTTCCTCAAAACACCGATGCCGCCGACGTTGGCCCCACCGCCCGCAAGAGCGAACCGAACATCGAACAGCTGTTTGTCGCTGCGGCCGACGGTATCGAAGGCGACGCGTTCGAACGCAAACTGTACAGCATCCGCAAGCGTGCCAGCCATCAACTGCGTGGCAGCCAGACATTGGCGCAAGCGAAGATGTTCTATATCTGCTCGCTCTCGACCAAGGTCATCATCTACAAGGGCATGCTGACACCGGCACAGTTGCTGCCGTATTATCCCGACCTCACCGATCCCGACTTTGAAACCCATCTGGCGATGGTTCACAGCCGGTTCTCGACAAACACCTTCCCTAGCTGGGATCGCGCCCAACCGCTGCGATTCATGAGCCACAACGGTGAGATCAACACGGTCCGCGGTAACAAGAACTGGATGGCGGCTCGCGAGGGAACCGCTCGCAGCGAAGCCTTCGGCGACGAACTGCAAAGTCTGTTCCCCGTCGTCGAACCCGAGTGCAGCGATTCGGGCACGTTCGACAACGTGTTAGAGTTCCTGTTGATGAACGGCCGCACGCTGCAAGAAGCTGTCATGATGATGGTTCCCGAAGCGTGGCAGAAGCACGACACGATGCCCGAAGAGAAGCGTGCCTTCTACGAATACTTCAGCGGCATGATGGAACCGTGGGACGGCCCCGCGTCGATCGCCTTCACCGACGGTCATTACATCGGTGCGGTTCTCGACCGCAACGGTCTGCGTCCTAGCCGCTATTACATCACGACCGATGATCGCGTGATCATGGCCAGTGAAGTCGGCGTTTTGCCAGTCGATCCGGCGATCGTCAAAGAGAAGGGACGCCTGCAACCTGGCAAGATGTTCCTTGTCGATTTCGAAGACGGCCGCGTGATCGCCGACGAGGAATTGAAGACCGAGTTCGCCAAGCGAGCTCCGTACGGCAAGTGGCTCAAAAACCAACGCATCCAGTTGTCGGACCTGCACCCCGAAGAAGAACCACACGGTTTCGACGCCGACACCTTGCTGCAGCGGATGCAAGCGTTTGGTTACACCATCGAAACGATGCAGTTCATGCTGCGTCCGCTGGTCACCGAACTCCGCGATCCCGTCGGATCGATGGGGAACGATTCCGCCTTGGCCTGTCTGAGCGACAAGCCGCGGATGATCTATGACTACTTCAAGCAGTTGTTTGCTCAGGTGACCAACCCCGCGATCGATTCGATCCGCGAAGAGATCATCATGTCGCTGGAGTGTTACATCGGCCCCGAGCAGAACCTGCTCGAAGCGACCGAAGAGCACTGCCATCGCCTGCTGATTCCGCACCCGATCCTGACCAATGAAGAATTGGCGGCTCTGAAGCACCTGGACCATCGCGGCTGGAAATCGCAAACGATCGACATCACCTTCGATCGCTCCGAGGGAACCGATGGCCTCCGCAACGCACTGCTGCGAATCGCTGCCGAAGCCGAAGCGGCTGTCGACGCCGGCTTCTCGATCGTCGTTCTTACCGACCGCGCGGTCAGCCACGACCGCGTTCCTGTCAGTTCGCTGTTGGCCGCCGGTGCGGTTCACCAACACTTGGTCCGCAAGGCCAAGCGAACCCAGATCGGCGTCGTCGTCGAATCGGGCGAAGCTCGCGAAGTCCATCACCACTGCCTGCTGATCGGCTACGGTGCCGACGCGATCAACCCTTACCTGGCCTTCGAATCGCTGTGGCAATCGCGTCGCGACGGCTTGCTCAGCAACAAGCTGGACGACGACGACAAGATCGTTGCTGCCTACCGCAAGGGCGTCGCCAAGGGAATGCTGAAGGTGATGGCCAAGATGGGCATCAGCACGCTGCAAAGTTACAAGGGTGCTCAGATCTTCGAAGCGATCGGCCTGAATCACGAGGTCATCGACCTCTGCTTCACCAACACGGCCAGCCGCATCGAAGGCGTCGATTTCAAACTGGTCGCCGAAGAGACGCTGCGTCGTCACCACCTGGGATACCCCGACGTCAAATCGGCTCAGCTGCCACAGCTGCCCAACGTCGGTGAATTCCACTGGCGTGCCGAAGGCGAAAAGCACGCTTGGGCTCCCGAATCGATCGCGTCGCTGCAAGCTGCCGCTCGGACCGGCAACAAGGACGCGTATTGGAAGTTCGCCAACTTCATCAACCACGACAACAAGACTCGCTGGACGCTGCGTGGCCTGCTCGACTTCAACGAGGGCGGTGCAGGTCCCGAGGTGCCGTTGGATGAAGTTCAGCCCGCGTCAGAGATCGTCAAGCGATTCTGCACCGGGGCGATGAGCTTTGGTTCGATCAGCGCCGAATCGCACGAGACGCTTGCCGTGGCGATGAATCGCTTGGGCGGTAAGAGCAACACCGGCGAAGGTGGCGAAGATCCGCTGCGGTTCCTGCCACTGGCCAACGGCGACAGCAAGCGTTCGGCGATCAAGCAGGTCGCCAGCGGACGCTTTGGCGTGACGATCGAATATCTTGCCAACGCGGATGAGATTCAGATCAAGATCAGCCAAGGTGCCAAGCCGGGCGAAGGTGGCGAACTGCCGGGTAAGAAGGTCGACCAGAACATCGCCCGGATTCGTTACAGCACGCCGGGTGTTGGTTTGATCAGCCCGCCGCCGCACCACGATATCTATTCGATCGAGGATCTGTCGCAACTGATCCACGACCTGAAGAACAGCAATCCCGCGGCGCGGATCAGCGTCAAGCTGGTCAGCGAAGTTGGTGTTGGCGTGGTCGCTTCGGGCGTGGCGAAAGCACACGCCGATCACATCCTGATCTCGGGCGATTCGGGCGGTACCGGTGCCTCGCCGCTGACCAGCATCAAGCATGCCGGTCTGCCATGGGAATTGGGCATTGCCGAAACCCATCAGGTTCTGGTTCTGAACAACCTCCGCAGCCGCGTGGTTCTGCAAACCGATGGTGGTCTGAAGACCGGCCGCGATGTCGTCATCGCCGCGTTGTTGGGAGCTGAAGAGTTCGGCTTCTCGACCGCGCCGCTGATCGCGTTGGGCTGCATCATGATGCGTAAATGTCACTTGAACACCTGCCCAGTCGGCATCGCGACGCAAGATCCCGATCTGCGAAAGAAGTTCGCTGGCAAGCCGGAACATGTGGTCAATTACCTGTTCATGGTCGCCGAGGACGCACGTCAATTGATGGCCAAACTCGGCTTCCGATCGATCGACGAAATGGTCGGCCGCAGCGACGTGTTGAAGACCGACGATGCGATCCGCCACTGGAAGTCCGACGGATTGGACCTGACTCCGATCCTACACCCAGCGACCAAGATGCACGCCGACGTCGAAACGCGTTGCACCATCGCTCAGGATCACGGACTCGAGCACGCCTTGGACAATACCGTCATCTTGCCTCAGGCGATGAAGACGCTGGAGACCAAGGAACCTGTCGTGATCGAATCGCCGATCGTGAACATCAACCGAACCGTCGGCACGATCCTCAGCCACGAGGTCGCCAAGCGGTACGGCCAAACGGGTCTTCCCGAAGACACGATCCACATCAAGTTGACCGGTTCGGCCGGACAGAGCTTGGGAGCGTGGCTGGCCAAGGGAATCACGATCGAACTCGATGGCGACGCCAACGATTTCGTCGGCAAGGGCCTCTCGGGCGGTCGGATCGTGATCTACCCACCGAAGGTCAGTTCGTTCACCGCCGAAGACAACATCCTGGTCGGCAACGTCTGCCTGTATGGTGCCACGATGGGCGAAGCCTTCTTCCGCGGTCGGGCTGCCGAACGCTTCTCGGTTCGCAACAGTGGTGCCAACACCGTCATCGAAGGTGTCGGCGATCACGGCTGTGAATACATGACCGGCGGTCGCGTGGTGATCCTCGGTGCCACCGGACGCAACTTTGCTGCCGGCATGTCGGGCGGTATCGCCTACATCTGGGACAAGGCGGGCGACTTCAGCCTGAACTGCAACCTGGGAACGGTAGAACTCGAGAAGATCGAAACCGAAGCGGAACAGGACGAGGTCAAGGAATTGATCGAGAAGCATGTTCGCTACACGGGCAGCACGGTCGGGCAGGAAGCCCTGGACGATTGGGACACCTTCGTGAAGCAGTGTGTCAAAGTTATGCCAACCGATTACAAGCGTGTCTTGCAAGAACTGGCCGAAGCAAACCAGACGGTCAACGTCTAG
- a CDS encoding glutamate synthase subunit beta: MGKPTGFKEFDRKKVPWRLPVVRINDYQEIYTEPKEELLREQGARCMDCGVPFCQSSSGCPIDNLIPEWNDLVYNGRWEDAIQRLHKTNNFPEFTGRVCPAPCEGSCVLGITNPPVTIKNIENAIVDRAWQEGWIKPEPPNARTGKKVAIIGSGPAGLAAADQLNRAGHLVTVFERASRIGGLLMYGIPNMKLDKNQVARRVEKMTTEGVTFKTNVNVGVDIDPKDLQKDFDAVLLSTGATKPRDLPIPGRDLNGVHFAMDYLTGNTKKVLDKTDTAEFINSEGKDVIVIGGGDTGTDCIGTSIRHGCKSMVNFELLPQPPEERADDNPWPEWPRVFRTDYGHEEAAAKFGKDPRTYCILSKEFIDDGQGNLSGIRTVGVEWTKKPDGGWAMSEIEGSEKVWPAQRVYLAMGFLGPEQYLVESMGFETDARSNYKAEHGKFTTSIEGVFAAGDCRRGQSLVVWAINEGRGAARAIDIYLQGSSVLPAPGTTMGTELSAT, from the coding sequence ATGGGTAAGCCAACTGGATTCAAAGAGTTTGACCGCAAAAAAGTGCCTTGGCGACTGCCAGTTGTCCGCATCAACGACTACCAGGAAATCTACACCGAACCCAAAGAAGAACTGCTCCGCGAGCAGGGTGCCCGGTGTATGGATTGCGGCGTGCCGTTCTGCCAATCGTCCAGCGGTTGCCCGATCGACAACCTGATCCCCGAGTGGAACGACCTGGTCTACAACGGTCGCTGGGAAGACGCGATCCAGCGTCTGCACAAGACGAACAACTTCCCTGAGTTCACCGGTCGGGTCTGCCCCGCGCCGTGCGAAGGGTCGTGCGTTTTGGGCATCACCAATCCGCCCGTGACCATCAAGAACATCGAGAACGCGATCGTCGACCGCGCTTGGCAGGAGGGCTGGATTAAGCCCGAACCGCCAAATGCGCGGACCGGCAAAAAGGTAGCGATTATCGGTTCGGGACCCGCCGGCCTCGCCGCCGCGGATCAATTGAACCGTGCCGGCCACCTGGTCACCGTCTTCGAACGCGCCAGCCGCATCGGCGGGTTGCTGATGTACGGCATTCCTAACATGAAGCTGGACAAGAACCAAGTCGCTCGCCGCGTCGAGAAGATGACCACCGAAGGCGTCACCTTCAAGACCAACGTCAACGTCGGCGTCGATATCGACCCGAAGGACCTGCAGAAAGATTTTGATGCAGTCCTGTTGTCGACCGGTGCGACCAAGCCGCGAGATCTGCCGATCCCCGGCCGCGACCTCAACGGTGTCCACTTCGCGATGGACTACCTGACCGGGAACACCAAGAAGGTTCTCGACAAAACCGACACGGCCGAGTTCATCAACTCCGAAGGGAAAGATGTGATCGTGATCGGTGGTGGCGATACCGGCACCGACTGTATCGGCACCTCGATCCGCCACGGCTGCAAGAGCATGGTCAACTTTGAGCTGCTGCCTCAGCCGCCCGAAGAACGTGCTGACGATAATCCTTGGCCCGAATGGCCGCGCGTCTTCCGCACCGATTACGGTCACGAAGAAGCGGCAGCTAAGTTCGGCAAGGACCCGCGGACGTATTGCATCCTGTCGAAGGAGTTCATCGACGACGGCCAGGGCAATCTGTCGGGCATTCGCACCGTGGGTGTCGAATGGACCAAGAAGCCCGATGGTGGCTGGGCGATGAGCGAGATCGAAGGCTCCGAAAAGGTTTGGCCCGCACAGCGCGTCTACCTGGCGATGGGCTTCCTGGGTCCAGAGCAGTACTTGGTCGAATCGATGGGCTTCGAAACCGATGCCCGATCGAACTACAAGGCCGAGCATGGCAAGTTCACGACCAGCATCGAAGGCGTCTTCGCTGCCGGTGACTGCCGTCGCGGACAGAGTCTTGTCGTCTGGGCGATCAACGAAGGCCGCGGAGCCGCTCGTGCGATCGACATCTACCTGCAAGGCAGCAGCGTTCTGCCAGCACCAGGCACGACGATGGGAACCGAACTGTCGGCGACTTAA